In Dyadobacter subterraneus, a single genomic region encodes these proteins:
- a CDS encoding galactokinase: MENIDFEATVKSIKHAGKFFSPDFPVHISRAPGRLDLMGGNDDYTGGLVFESTIKEATYAAAQLREDGLVVLRNKTVTDAGWQGEIIVNLEDLSDENHVKAMVNRSSSVRWTAYVLGNLHYLKKKFGISKGIQLYMESSVPLNRGVSSSAAIEVAVMKSSAAAYGIDLSGVELALACQWVENVIADSACGIMDQIAVVTGKKGHVMPLVCQPCIPEPLITLPDELQVWGIDSGVSHQVSGIEYEAARAAAFMGYKMVCDFEGVEIKLDTSSDISRYTDHVWNGYLANIPRSVFYQKYEKRLPETIRRNQYLEKYQIHVDPFTPLKDEVNYNVRANTRYAVEENQRVQLFSELSRGASVSPSERAFGLMGDLMYQSHYAYNECGLGAEATDFLVNVCRKEGAENGIYGAKITGGGAGGTVAILGKKSAGPTIERIFKTYAEAKLGEPYLFEGSSDGADSYGIVTI, encoded by the coding sequence ATGGAAAATATAGATTTTGAAGCCACAGTAAAAAGCATAAAACATGCGGGAAAATTCTTTTCTCCGGATTTTCCGGTCCATATTTCAAGAGCTCCCGGCCGACTGGATTTAATGGGTGGAAATGATGATTACACCGGCGGACTGGTTTTTGAATCAACTATAAAAGAGGCCACCTATGCAGCCGCTCAGCTTCGGGAAGACGGACTTGTGGTTTTGAGGAATAAAACGGTTACTGATGCTGGCTGGCAAGGTGAGATCATTGTTAATCTTGAAGATCTTTCGGATGAAAATCATGTCAAAGCAATGGTTAACCGCTCATCGTCCGTTCGGTGGACTGCATATGTGCTGGGAAATCTTCATTATTTGAAAAAGAAATTTGGCATTTCAAAGGGTATACAGCTTTACATGGAATCCAGCGTTCCGCTCAACCGTGGTGTGAGTTCTTCCGCTGCCATAGAAGTGGCTGTGATGAAATCTTCGGCCGCTGCTTATGGTATTGATTTATCGGGCGTTGAACTTGCTCTGGCATGTCAATGGGTGGAAAATGTCATAGCGGATTCTGCCTGTGGAATCATGGATCAGATTGCTGTGGTAACCGGAAAAAAAGGACACGTGATGCCGTTGGTTTGTCAGCCCTGTATTCCTGAACCGCTTATAACATTACCGGACGAATTGCAGGTTTGGGGAATTGATTCCGGTGTAAGCCATCAGGTTTCCGGCATTGAATATGAAGCGGCCAGAGCGGCGGCATTTATGGGTTACAAAATGGTCTGTGATTTTGAAGGGGTGGAAATAAAGCTTGATACGAGCAGTGATATTTCGCGCTATACGGATCATGTCTGGAATGGATATCTGGCTAATATTCCAAGATCTGTTTTTTACCAGAAATATGAAAAACGTTTACCGGAAACGATCAGGCGGAATCAATATCTGGAAAAATACCAGATTCATGTAGATCCGTTTACACCTTTGAAAGATGAAGTAAATTATAATGTGAGAGCAAACACAAGGTACGCGGTAGAGGAAAATCAGCGCGTTCAATTGTTTTCAGAATTATCCCGCGGCGCATCCGTAAGTCCGTCGGAACGTGCTTTTGGTTTGATGGGCGATTTGATGTATCAATCGCATTATGCTTATAACGAATGCGGACTCGGTGCAGAAGCCACTGATTTTTTAGTTAATGTTTGCCGGAAAGAAGGAGCAGAAAATGGTATCTACGGAGCGAAAATTACGGGCGGCGGAGCAGGCGGAACTGTGGCAATTCTGGGGAAGAAAAGTGCTGGCCCGACTATTGAGCGAATTTTTAAAACCTATGCAGAAGCAAAACTTGGCGAACCTTATTTATTTGAAGGAAGTTCGGATGGCGCCGATAGTTATGGTATCGTTACCATTTAA
- a CDS encoding HAD family hydrolase, which translates to MIKNLIFDMGNVIIDIDVPATYRAFADLAGITEEKATGIFDEKQFYFKLEIGETDNAGFRNLLRESFGEKLTDDEIDSAWCGMLKYMPKERLDRIQELGKSYRVFLLSNTNSIHIKEVKRRAAASGHDFLSLFETPFFSYEMGFMKPDPDFYLEALKQADLKAEETVFIDDNFDNIESAKTVGIETIWLNPLGSILEKMKEY; encoded by the coding sequence ATGATTAAGAATTTAATTTTTGACATGGGAAATGTCATCATAGATATTGATGTTCCTGCGACGTATCGTGCATTTGCTGATTTGGCCGGAATTACCGAAGAAAAAGCTACCGGGATATTTGACGAAAAACAATTTTATTTCAAACTGGAAATAGGCGAGACAGACAATGCCGGTTTCAGAAACTTGCTTCGGGAATCTTTTGGAGAAAAACTGACCGATGACGAAATTGATTCAGCCTGGTGCGGAATGTTGAAATATATGCCCAAAGAACGCCTTGACCGTATTCAGGAATTAGGGAAATCGTATCGGGTTTTTTTGCTGAGTAATACAAATTCCATACATATTAAAGAAGTGAAACGCAGAGCCGCAGCATCTGGTCACGATTTTCTGAGTCTTTTTGAAACACCATTTTTCTCATATGAAATGGGTTTCATGAAACCTGATCCTGACTTTTATTTGGAAGCCTTGAAACAAGCTGATCTCAAAGCTGAGGAGACGGTTTTCATTGACGATAATTTTGACAACATCGAATCTGCTAAAACAGTAGGGATTGAAACAATCTGGTTGAATCCTTTGGGGAGTATTTTGGAGAAAATGAAGGAGTATTAA
- a CDS encoding RidA family protein, which yields MEKRITNPWQWQDERSYVQAVEVKNVESTLYVSGQTAINADGVSSNEDMKSQLILALQNLEKVINEAGFECNGIVRLNIYTTSTAELWPHFPIFQNWIARHNIKQALTLLEVTSLFETLKVELEATVVK from the coding sequence ATGGAAAAAAGAATCACAAATCCCTGGCAATGGCAGGATGAACGCAGTTATGTACAGGCAGTTGAAGTAAAAAATGTCGAAAGTACGTTATATGTTTCCGGGCAGACCGCTATTAACGCGGATGGTGTATCCAGCAATGAGGATATGAAATCACAATTAATTCTGGCTCTTCAAAATCTGGAAAAGGTTATCAACGAAGCAGGGTTTGAATGCAATGGCATTGTCCGGCTAAATATTTACACAACTTCCACAGCAGAACTTTGGCCGCACTTTCCAATATTTCAGAATTGGATAGCCAGACATAACATTAAACAGGCACTCACTTTGTTAGAAGTGACAAGCCTTTTTGAAACGTTAAAAGTTGAACTGGAGGCTACGGTTGTGAAATGA
- a CDS encoding Crp/Fnr family transcriptional regulator: MHEKLRQHIEKVVPLTDDEFAFVSGHFTNKKFKKHQFLIQEGDAVKYHYFVISGLLKLVYTDNAGKQHIVSFAMEDWWESDFYAYYTQTEATMSLECIEDTEVLCLLLEDYKKLCDGLQKMERFFLQKANFGFLAAQRRIISSLTSNSKERYEQLSKQYPTLIQRVPKSLLAAYLGVSRETLSRLSP; the protein is encoded by the coding sequence ATGCACGAAAAACTCAGACAACATATCGAAAAAGTGGTTCCACTCACCGATGATGAGTTTGCGTTTGTTTCTGGGCATTTTACCAACAAAAAATTCAAAAAACACCAATTCCTTATTCAGGAAGGTGATGCCGTAAAATATCATTATTTTGTTATTTCCGGGCTTTTAAAACTTGTGTATACAGACAATGCCGGAAAACAGCACATTGTTTCTTTTGCTATGGAGGACTGGTGGGAAAGTGATTTCTATGCCTATTATACACAGACCGAAGCAACAATGTCGTTAGAATGTATTGAAGACACAGAGGTCTTATGCCTTTTACTTGAAGACTACAAAAAACTTTGCGATGGTCTCCAAAAGATGGAACGTTTTTTCCTGCAAAAAGCGAATTTTGGTTTTTTGGCAGCACAGCGACGTATCATATCTTCCCTTACTTCTAATTCAAAAGAGCGTTATGAACAGCTCTCCAAACAATATCCTACACTTATTCAACGCGTACCTAAAAGTCTGTTGGCTGCCTATCTGGGTGTTTCCCGCGAAACTTTAAGCAGATTATCTCCATAG
- a CDS encoding site-specific integrase gives MGIVTINLFLDKRTSKEGEGIVKWLVSYDGKQRLFTTGIKVQEEDWAFLKKHKAGIPGQVKNDSRRKLWNMLYGSFYEEDYTGKEVEGFLARAKSIVNLLGDDFSFELFAYEVSMFGQETKPVADHKDKNNVIAALKLKAEQMTGQGRIGNATSYLSAAASLLRFLESFTSKQRHEYLNFIAPKGSSVAAENLVVKFEHLTSELLTMYEKWMLKNGKAPKGKKGKSSPASLTTVGIYGRHIRSVYNDAIENGIVKRDLYPFTKNRYTIPAGTNTKKALSKDEVLKIMAYQCMPGMEQRSRDLWVFSYLCNGMNINDICRLKWQDIESDKLTFVRQKTARSRKSNQIRIKVTLFPETVAIIERWAGDDRNAGSYVFPFLKDEITPLRERIIIAQVIKMTNQYMNGIAKKVEIEGNVNTYSARHSFATILLQSEAPLAFISQSLGHTSIATTENYLGSFDDEKTKKYLSALF, from the coding sequence ATGGGAATTGTAACAATAAATTTATTTCTTGATAAACGCACTTCAAAAGAAGGGGAAGGGATTGTAAAATGGCTCGTTTCCTATGATGGGAAACAGAGACTTTTCACTACCGGAATTAAAGTTCAGGAGGAAGACTGGGCGTTCCTGAAAAAACATAAGGCAGGCATTCCCGGGCAGGTAAAAAATGATTCCAGGAGAAAATTATGGAACATGCTCTACGGCAGCTTTTACGAAGAAGATTATACAGGTAAGGAAGTCGAAGGGTTTCTTGCCCGTGCCAAGTCTATCGTTAATTTACTCGGGGACGATTTTAGCTTCGAACTCTTTGCTTACGAGGTGAGTATGTTTGGCCAAGAAACTAAACCGGTGGCAGATCATAAGGATAAAAACAATGTGATTGCGGCGCTCAAACTGAAAGCGGAACAGATGACAGGGCAGGGGCGAATTGGCAATGCCACAAGTTATCTTTCAGCTGCAGCCTCCCTTCTTCGTTTTTTGGAATCGTTTACCAGCAAGCAACGACACGAATACCTGAACTTTATTGCACCGAAGGGGAGTTCTGTGGCTGCGGAAAATTTGGTCGTCAAGTTTGAACATCTGACGTCAGAATTACTGACGATGTATGAAAAATGGATGCTTAAAAATGGTAAGGCTCCCAAAGGTAAGAAAGGTAAGTCGTCACCCGCTTCTTTGACAACCGTAGGAATTTACGGAAGGCATATTCGGTCAGTTTATAACGATGCCATTGAAAATGGAATTGTGAAGCGTGATCTGTATCCTTTTACAAAAAACAGATATACAATACCTGCCGGAACTAACACCAAGAAGGCGTTGAGCAAAGACGAAGTCTTAAAAATCATGGCTTATCAATGTATGCCTGGAATGGAGCAGAGAAGCCGGGACCTATGGGTTTTTTCATATTTATGCAATGGGATGAACATCAATGATATCTGTCGGCTGAAATGGCAAGACATCGAATCGGATAAATTAACGTTTGTTCGTCAAAAGACAGCAAGGAGCAGGAAAAGCAACCAGATCCGTATCAAAGTGACACTTTTTCCGGAGACAGTGGCTATTATCGAGCGATGGGCAGGCGATGATCGTAATGCCGGGAGTTATGTATTTCCATTTTTGAAAGATGAGATTACGCCGCTAAGAGAAAGGATAATTATTGCGCAAGTGATTAAAATGACCAATCAATATATGAACGGAATTGCTAAAAAAGTGGAGATTGAAGGCAATGTAAATACTTACAGTGCCAGGCACTCCTTTGCTACAATTCTACTTCAGTCTGAGGCTCCTCTTGCTTTTATAAGCCAATCGCTGGGACATACATCGATAGCAACAACGGAAAACTATCTAGGTAGCTTTGACGATGAAAAAACAAAGAAATACCTGAGTGCGCTATTTTAA
- the darG gene encoding type II toxin-antitoxin system antitoxin DNA ADP-ribosyl glycohydrolase DarG — protein sequence MIKYITGNILDSTAYALINTVNTVGVMGKGIALQFKKAYPNNFKAYEIASKNNAVSVGKMFVTKDFNADSGEKLIINFPTKTDWRKPSEYKYIEDGLIDLVNVIEKNNIKSIAIPPLGAGNGGLKWEKVKTLIESRLENLDVDIFVFEPTDQIKEHLKKERVRLTDARALLLFVLYDLVKNGEYVSEFSSEKVCYFLQKFGAKKYFKLEYEPNFYGPYSGKVRFVLNALNGSYIMGYSDMNKKPFEPLTLIGDGYETVKKHINSNNELLEIANRTVEFLNGFYSDFALELLSSIDYITIKQQTFDTLAVSQRLEEWSDRKRSMFSNSRYIDISVKHLQKVL from the coding sequence ATGATAAAATATATAACCGGAAATATCCTAGATAGCACGGCCTATGCCCTTATAAATACCGTCAACACAGTAGGTGTTATGGGAAAAGGCATAGCCTTGCAGTTTAAAAAGGCTTATCCTAATAATTTCAAAGCCTATGAAATTGCTAGTAAAAATAATGCAGTATCGGTAGGAAAAATGTTTGTCACAAAAGACTTTAATGCAGATTCTGGAGAAAAACTAATAATCAATTTCCCCACTAAAACTGACTGGAGAAAGCCATCAGAATACAAATATATTGAGGATGGCTTGATTGATCTGGTCAATGTAATTGAAAAGAATAATATAAAAAGCATTGCAATTCCACCACTTGGCGCCGGAAATGGAGGATTGAAGTGGGAAAAGGTGAAAACACTAATTGAAAGCAGGCTTGAAAACCTGGACGTTGATATATTTGTTTTCGAACCAACAGATCAGATCAAAGAACATCTAAAAAAGGAAAGGGTAAGACTGACAGACGCACGGGCATTACTTCTTTTTGTTCTATATGATTTGGTTAAAAATGGCGAATATGTTTCAGAGTTTTCAAGTGAAAAAGTATGCTACTTCTTACAGAAATTTGGAGCGAAAAAGTATTTCAAATTAGAGTATGAACCAAATTTTTATGGGCCCTATTCCGGTAAAGTAAGGTTTGTTTTGAACGCTTTAAATGGAAGCTATATAATGGGATATAGCGATATGAATAAGAAGCCATTTGAGCCACTTACCTTGATCGGAGATGGTTATGAGACTGTTAAGAAACACATCAATAGCAATAACGAACTTTTAGAAATAGCAAATAGGACAGTTGAATTTTTAAATGGGTTCTATTCAGACTTTGCGCTTGAACTTCTTTCTTCGATTGACTATATAACTATAAAGCAACAAACTTTCGACACTCTGGCGGTTTCTCAAAGACTTGAAGAATGGAGTGATAGGAAGCGAAGTATGTTTTCAAATTCACGATATATTGACATTTCTGTTAAACACCTTCAGAAAGTACTATAA
- the darT gene encoding type II toxin-antitoxin system toxin DNA ADP-ribosyl transferase DarT, whose protein sequence is MNLSEVTVYRMVHIENIRHILQHGITHKHSASANPNFITIGDVSLIDTRSKKIIDVDNGDLFALNSQKINLGDYIPFYFGVRMPMLYVMQHGGNFVEKATPAENIIYIACSLDKIIQSDVNYFFSDGHGTDSYTTFYDKSKIHDLPKIIDWEAVNSSYWGGNENLNVKRKKQAEFLVSDDLPSEFIVRFGCYNQTAKKKLQTYGIQEEIIKVIPNKYY, encoded by the coding sequence ATGAACTTATCCGAGGTGACGGTATATCGTATGGTTCACATTGAAAATATACGCCATATTCTGCAACATGGTATAACTCATAAACATTCTGCAAGTGCTAATCCCAATTTTATAACCATTGGCGACGTAAGCTTAATAGACACCAGAAGTAAAAAAATTATCGACGTTGATAACGGCGATCTTTTTGCTTTGAACTCACAAAAGATAAACCTTGGAGATTATATCCCTTTCTATTTTGGAGTTAGAATGCCAATGTTATATGTTATGCAACACGGTGGAAATTTTGTAGAAAAAGCAACACCAGCAGAAAATATTATCTACATAGCCTGCTCGCTGGATAAAATAATTCAATCAGATGTCAATTATTTCTTTTCTGATGGGCACGGAACTGATAGTTATACAACTTTCTATGATAAAAGTAAAATACATGATCTTCCAAAAATTATTGATTGGGAAGCTGTTAATTCATCTTATTGGGGCGGGAATGAGAATTTAAATGTAAAACGAAAAAAGCAAGCGGAATTTCTCGTTTCTGATGATTTGCCATCAGAGTTTATAGTACGATTTGGTTGTTACAACCAAACAGCAAAGAAGAAACTACAAACTTACGGCATTCAGGAAGAGATAATAAAGGTAATTCCTAATAAATACTATTAA
- a CDS encoding IS1182 family transposase translates to MQGKKNYSEKLFVSFQLSDRVPKNNFYRMLMETIELQFLYKDTRKLYGSTGNPYIDPVVFFKLMLTGYLENITSDRKLVEHCSMRMDILYFLGYDIDEQLPWHSTISRTRQLYPAEVFEMLFNKVFTMCVKKGMVSGHTQAVDSAPVKANASMESIELKKPFQSIERHFEIVDTENQPPALTPPTGLITAPQYQLSRVKKHQDKLRDNTVASVGASHEKAQLVSNKTHYNPHDPDARISVKPGKARKLNYHCSMSVDTAEVVISHIQADFEDGRDSQYLPGLASSIQDRLAKNELIMTDLLADAVYSNGYNYQFLEKQNITAWIPVFGMYKPEVEGFLYDNEIDQFSCPMGKLLPFKALEYNADGKPMKAYWASRKDCMSCILKVKCAPNTGCKRIVRTAFDPEHQRAYIRQHSRRGKRMKRVRQSTVEPVFGSLVQYYGLNKINVLGNEGAHKNMLMAAIAFNIKKYLKTTERKVVINATMEANCSSKINYTLVLRLF, encoded by the coding sequence ATGCAAGGAAAGAAAAATTACTCAGAAAAGTTGTTCGTCAGCTTCCAACTTTCAGACCGCGTTCCCAAGAATAATTTTTACCGGATGCTCATGGAAACCATCGAACTACAGTTCCTTTACAAGGATACCCGTAAATTGTATGGCAGCACTGGTAACCCGTACATCGACCCAGTTGTCTTCTTTAAGCTAATGCTTACAGGTTATTTAGAAAATATTACCTCGGACAGGAAACTTGTTGAGCATTGCTCCATGCGAATGGATATTCTCTATTTTTTGGGATATGATATTGATGAGCAACTGCCATGGCACTCGACCATCAGCCGCACCAGACAATTATATCCTGCTGAAGTCTTTGAAATGCTTTTTAATAAAGTATTTACAATGTGTGTCAAAAAAGGCATGGTATCAGGTCACACCCAAGCCGTAGATTCCGCACCCGTGAAAGCAAACGCATCAATGGAAAGTATTGAGCTGAAAAAGCCTTTTCAATCTATTGAACGCCACTTTGAAATTGTAGATACTGAAAACCAGCCACCAGCCCTCACTCCTCCCACAGGATTAATCACAGCTCCACAGTATCAACTGAGTAGGGTAAAAAAACACCAGGATAAATTACGTGACAATACCGTGGCTTCGGTTGGTGCATCACATGAGAAAGCGCAGTTAGTTAGTAACAAAACGCATTACAATCCGCATGATCCGGACGCGCGTATTTCAGTGAAGCCTGGTAAGGCAAGAAAACTTAATTATCACTGCAGCATGTCAGTAGACACAGCAGAAGTTGTAATCAGTCATATACAGGCAGATTTTGAAGATGGTCGTGACAGTCAGTATTTGCCCGGCCTAGCAAGCTCAATACAAGACAGGCTAGCTAAAAACGAGCTCATAATGACTGATCTACTTGCAGATGCGGTCTATTCCAATGGCTATAATTATCAGTTCCTTGAAAAACAGAATATTACAGCCTGGATACCGGTATTCGGTATGTATAAGCCAGAAGTTGAAGGTTTTCTTTATGACAATGAAATTGATCAGTTTTCGTGTCCAATGGGCAAGCTACTTCCCTTTAAGGCATTGGAATATAATGCCGATGGTAAACCCATGAAAGCTTACTGGGCATCGAGAAAGGATTGTATGAGCTGCATACTTAAGGTCAAGTGCGCGCCAAATACAGGCTGTAAAAGGATCGTAAGGACAGCATTTGATCCAGAGCATCAAAGGGCTTATATCAGGCAACACAGCAGGCGGGGAAAACGAATGAAACGGGTGCGTCAGAGCACAGTAGAGCCAGTCTTTGGTAGTCTGGTTCAATATTATGGACTCAATAAGATAAATGTACTAGGTAACGAGGGCGCACACAAAAACATGCTGATGGCTGCCATAGCGTTTAATATCAAAAAATATCTCAAAACAACAGAAAGAAAAGTCGTTATAAATGCTACCATGGAAGCTAATTGTTCCTCTAAAATCAACTATACGCTCGTCTTGCGACTTTTTTAG
- a CDS encoding T9SS type A sorting domain-containing protein: MKKIYALLVISFVFSGANAQTACPNISIDDFSGIGCALDFTNADPLNTVKQVECTGLTGTISGAADIWMQKQSPAGGGTTASAGYYGTGQFDYSSGASNISSFSITYDGADGNTDPDDVNITGPVLGDFTNKTIQFLATIDDIGAGKFITFSVSVWDGAGFKSEATITLNGPRTQITDLNYNLGVLIGKADLTDIRAIQFKQVSNQNGMDNSITQLSAVCVGNTPLPVTLTKFSGSYGEGNVDLGWSTSSESNASHFEIETSRNGKNFIKLGDVLAKGNSSSTTSYSFRYINSSFDNAYFRLKMIDNDGTFSYSRIISVQSKSDDSGSFNVFPTIFGNELTISLPGTNSSTAVVRIIGMNGNIHLDNVYNINNNNSVEITDLNTVPSGLYIVHITSGSLIEFKKVIKQ; encoded by the coding sequence TCATTTGTATTTTCCGGCGCTAACGCACAAACTGCCTGCCCAAACATCAGTATTGACGACTTTTCCGGAATTGGCTGCGCTTTGGACTTTACAAATGCAGATCCATTGAATACTGTTAAACAGGTCGAATGTACAGGCCTTACAGGTACGATTTCTGGTGCGGCTGATATTTGGATGCAGAAACAATCACCAGCTGGCGGTGGAACAACCGCATCTGCCGGATATTATGGAACTGGTCAATTTGATTATTCTTCCGGAGCATCTAATATATCCAGTTTCTCCATTACCTATGATGGTGCCGACGGAAATACTGACCCAGATGATGTAAATATTACTGGCCCGGTCTTGGGAGATTTTACTAACAAAACAATTCAATTTTTGGCCACAATTGACGATATAGGAGCCGGGAAGTTTATTACATTTAGCGTAAGTGTTTGGGATGGAGCCGGATTTAAATCTGAGGCTACTATTACATTGAACGGGCCAAGGACTCAAATCACGGATTTGAATTATAACTTGGGGGTACTGATTGGAAAAGCCGATCTTACAGACATTCGGGCAATTCAGTTTAAGCAGGTATCAAATCAAAACGGCATGGATAATTCCATTACCCAGCTTAGTGCGGTCTGCGTTGGAAATACGCCTCTTCCTGTCACTTTAACCAAGTTTTCAGGTAGTTATGGTGAAGGCAATGTTGACCTTGGTTGGAGCACTTCGTCTGAGTCAAATGCGAGTCATTTCGAAATAGAGACCAGCAGGAATGGTAAAAATTTTATAAAACTGGGAGATGTTTTAGCAAAAGGAAATAGTAGCTCAACAACCAGTTATAGTTTCAGATATATAAATTCATCGTTTGATAACGCTTATTTCCGCCTTAAAATGATTGACAATGACGGAACTTTTAGTTATAGCCGTATTATTTCGGTGCAGTCTAAATCGGACGACTCCGGTTCGTTCAATGTTTTTCCGACAATCTTTGGCAATGAATTAACCATATCGCTTCCTGGGACAAATTCATCAACCGCAGTTGTCAGGATTATAGGGATGAATGGCAATATACACTTAGATAATGTATACAATATAAACAACAATAATTCGGTAGAAATAACTGATCTAAATACGGTACCTAGTGGTCTATATATAGTCCATATTACCTCAGGTTCCTTAATTGAATTTAAAAAGGTTATTAAACAATAA